Within the Micromonospora citrea genome, the region GCTCGACCCGGTCGAGGTGCAGGTCGACCTGCCACTCGTCGTAGCCGTTGAAGCGGACCCGGAAGACGACGTCGTGGACCTCCTGGGAGGCGACGGGGGCACCCACCGGCCGGCCGTCGAGCGTCGCCTCGACCCGGTCCAGGAAGGCGTCGACCTCGTCGACCTTGTATCCCCGGCGGAGCGCCTTACGCCGGAAACGCTGACCCTGACTCGCCACTATGTCTCCTGGTCTCGTTCGCCACGCCCGGTCACGCGGTCTCCCCGGTCCGATCGGTGTCCCTGTTGTCGACGGCGGCGGCGAGCTGCCCACACGCTCCGTCGATCTCGCGACCCCGGGTGTCCCGCACCGTCGTCGACACCCCGGCCTCGCGCAACCGCCGGACGAACTCCCGCTCCACCGGCTTCGGGCTGGCGTCCCAGCGGCTGCCCGGAGTCGGATTGAGCGGGATGAGGTTCACGTGGGCCAGCTTCCCGGCCAGCAGCCGTCCGAGCAGATCGGCTCGCCACGGCTGGTCGTTCACGTCCTTGATCATCGCGTACTCGATCGACACGCGCCGCCCCGTCCGTGCCGCGTAGTCCCACGCCGCGTCCAGCACCTCGGACACCTTCCAGCGCTGGTTGACGGGCACCAGTTCGTCGCGCAGCCCATCATCGGGCGCGTGCAACGACAACGCAAGGGTCACCGAGAGGTCTTCGCTGGCCAGTCGGCGGATGGCCGGCACCAGGCCGACCGTGGAGACGGTGATGTGGCGCTGCGACAACCCGAGGCCCTCGGGCGCCGGGGCGACCAGCCGGCGGATCGCGGCGATCACCCGGGAGTAGTTGGCCAGCGGCTCGCCCATGCCCATGAAGACCACGTGCGACAGGCGCGGCGGCGAGCCCGCCACGGCGCCGGAGGCGGCCACGCCGGCCAGGTAGACCGCCTGGTCGACGATCTCGGCGGTGGACAGGTTGCGGGTCAGCCCGGCCTGGCCGGTGGCGCAGAACGGGCAGGCCATGCCGCAGCCGGCCTGGCTGGAGATGCAGACGGTGACCCGGTCCGGGTAGCCCATCAGCACGCTCTCCACCAGCGAGCCGTCGTGCAGCCGCCAGAGCGCCTTGCGGGTCGCGCCGTCGTCGCAGGCCAGCTCGCGGACCGGGGTGAGCAGCCGCGGCAGGAGCTGGTCGGCGAGCCTGTCCCGGGTGGCGGCCGGCAGGTCGGTCATCTCCGCCGGATCCCGCACCAGCCGACCGAAGTAGTGGGTGGAGACCTGCTTGGCGCGGAACGCCGGCTCCCCCAGCTCGGTGACCAGCGCACGGCGGCCGGCGAGGTCGAGGTCGGCGAGGTGACGGGGAGGCATCGCGGGTCGTCGCCCGGGGGCGTCGGGGTCTGCGGGGATCAGGGGCA harbors:
- the rlmN gene encoding 23S rRNA (adenine(2503)-C(2))-methyltransferase RlmN, with amino-acid sequence MTSLPLIPADPDAPGRRPAMPPRHLADLDLAGRRALVTELGEPAFRAKQVSTHYFGRLVRDPAEMTDLPAATRDRLADQLLPRLLTPVRELACDDGATRKALWRLHDGSLVESVLMGYPDRVTVCISSQAGCGMACPFCATGQAGLTRNLSTAEIVDQAVYLAGVAASGAVAGSPPRLSHVVFMGMGEPLANYSRVIAAIRRLVAPAPEGLGLSQRHITVSTVGLVPAIRRLASEDLSVTLALSLHAPDDGLRDELVPVNQRWKVSEVLDAAWDYAARTGRRVSIEYAMIKDVNDQPWRADLLGRLLAGKLAHVNLIPLNPTPGSRWDASPKPVEREFVRRLREAGVSTTVRDTRGREIDGACGQLAAAVDNRDTDRTGETA